A region of Streptomyces deccanensis DNA encodes the following proteins:
- a CDS encoding MFS transporter has protein sequence MGTDTVRTDEADEAAGRRREQRGWYFYDWACSVYSTSVLTVFLGPYLTEVAKSAADPDGYVHPLGIPVRAGSFFAYSVSLSVILAVVIMPLVGAAADRTGRKKPLLAATAYVGAAATAGMFFLDGDRYLLGGALLIVANAAQSVAMMLYNSYLPQIAPPEERDAVSSRGWAFGYAAGSLVLVANLILFTAHDSFGISEGMAVRICLASAGLWWGAFTLIPLKRLRDRRRPAGESAGAEGATAPGLRQLAATVRDMRRHPLTLSFLLAYLVYNDGIQTVISQASVYGSEELDLEQSTLIVAVLLVQVLAVGGALGMGRLARRYGAKRTILGSLVAWTLILAAGYFLPASAPLWFFVLASGIGLVLGGSQALSRSLFSHLVPPGKEAEYFAAYEMSDRGMSWLGPLLFGVTYQLTGSYRDAIISLVAFFVLGFALLTRVPVRRAISDAGNPVPDRI, from the coding sequence CGTGCGGACGGACGAGGCCGACGAGGCCGCGGGCAGGCGGCGCGAACAGCGCGGCTGGTACTTCTACGACTGGGCCTGCTCCGTCTACTCCACCAGCGTCCTGACCGTGTTCCTCGGCCCCTATCTGACCGAGGTCGCCAAGTCCGCCGCCGACCCTGACGGCTACGTCCACCCGCTGGGCATACCGGTCCGCGCCGGCTCCTTCTTCGCGTACTCGGTGTCCCTGTCGGTGATCCTCGCCGTGGTGATCATGCCGCTGGTGGGCGCGGCCGCCGACCGTACGGGCCGCAAGAAGCCCCTCCTGGCCGCGACCGCCTACGTCGGGGCGGCCGCGACGGCGGGGATGTTCTTCCTGGACGGCGACCGCTATCTCCTCGGCGGCGCCCTGCTGATCGTGGCGAACGCGGCGCAGTCCGTGGCGATGATGCTCTACAACTCCTACCTGCCCCAGATCGCCCCGCCCGAGGAACGCGACGCCGTGTCCTCCCGTGGCTGGGCCTTCGGCTACGCGGCGGGCTCCCTGGTCCTGGTCGCGAACCTGATCCTCTTCACCGCCCACGACTCGTTCGGCATCTCCGAGGGCATGGCCGTCCGTATCTGTCTCGCCTCGGCGGGCCTGTGGTGGGGCGCCTTCACCCTGATCCCGCTGAAACGTCTGCGCGACCGGCGTCGACCGGCCGGAGAGTCCGCGGGCGCCGAGGGGGCGACGGCCCCAGGGCTGCGTCAACTGGCCGCCACCGTCCGTGACATGCGCCGCCACCCGCTGACCCTGAGCTTCCTCCTGGCCTACCTCGTCTACAACGACGGCATCCAGACGGTGATCTCCCAGGCCTCGGTGTACGGCTCCGAGGAACTCGACCTGGAGCAGTCCACGCTCATCGTGGCCGTGCTGCTGGTGCAGGTCCTGGCGGTGGGCGGCGCCCTCGGCATGGGCCGACTCGCCCGCCGCTACGGCGCCAAGCGCACGATCCTCGGCTCCCTGGTCGCCTGGACACTGATCCTCGCCGCCGGCTACTTCCTCCCGGCGAGCGCGCCGCTGTGGTTCTTCGTCCTCGCCTCGGGCATCGGCCTGGTCCTCGGCGGCAGCCAGGCGCTGTCCCGCTCCCTCTTCTCCCACCTCGTGCCGCCCGGCAAGGAGGCCGAGTACTTCGCCGCGTACGAGATGAGCGACCGCGGCATGAGCTGGCTGGGCCCGCTGCTGTTCGGCGTGACCTACCAGCTGACCGGAAGTTATCGGGACGCGATCATCTCGTTGGTGGCCTTCTTCGTCCTGGGGTTCGCCCTGCTCACGAGGGTTCCGGTGCGCCGGGCGATCAGCGACGCGGGCAACCCCGTGCCGGACAGGATTTAG
- a CDS encoding RNA polymerase-binding protein RbpA, producing MSERALRGTRLVVTSYETDRGIDLAPRQAVEYACEKGHRFEMPFSVEAEIPPEWECKVCGAQALLVDGDGPEEKKAKPARTHWDMLMERRTREELEEVLEERLAVLRSGAMNIAVHPRDSRKSA from the coding sequence ATGAGTGAGCGAGCTCTTCGCGGCACGCGCCTCGTGGTGACCAGCTACGAGACGGACCGCGGCATCGACTTGGCTCCGCGCCAGGCCGTGGAGTACGCATGCGAGAAGGGGCACCGCTTCGAGATGCCCTTCTCGGTCGAGGCGGAGATTCCGCCGGAGTGGGAGTGCAAGGTCTGCGGGGCCCAAGCACTCCTCGTGGACGGCGACGGCCCTGAGGAAAAGAAGGCCAAGCCCGCGCGTACACATTGGGACATGCTGATGGAGCGGCGCACCCGTGAGGAACTCGAAGAGGTCCTCGAAGAGCGCCTTGCGGTCCTCCGCTCCGGCGCGATGAACATCGCGGTACATCCGCGAGACAGCCGCAAGTCCGCGTAG
- the fxsA gene encoding FxsA family membrane protein — MTTGVPSSTQPARPRRSRLRTLLPLGVAAWLVLEIWLLTVVAGAAGGFTVFLLLVAGFIGGSAVVKRAGRRAFRALSETLQQQQGGAAGAEPGSGSGSGSGKSEGNGFLMLGGLLLMLPGLVSDVVGLVLLVPPVQRALGRYTERTFERKIREAGAGSFGDAFQQARIHRPDGKVVPGEVIRDDAPPAGPYPPLSN; from the coding sequence ATGACGACTGGCGTTCCGTCCTCGACCCAACCCGCCCGGCCCCGGCGTTCCCGGCTGCGCACATTGCTGCCGCTGGGCGTCGCCGCGTGGCTGGTGCTGGAGATCTGGCTGCTCACGGTGGTCGCGGGCGCGGCCGGCGGATTCACGGTCTTCCTGCTGCTCGTCGCCGGGTTCATCGGTGGTTCCGCTGTGGTCAAGCGGGCCGGGCGGCGGGCGTTCCGGGCGTTGTCCGAGACGCTGCAACAGCAGCAGGGCGGGGCGGCCGGGGCCGAACCGGGTTCCGGTTCCGGGTCTGGTTCGGGGAAGAGCGAGGGCAACGGCTTCCTGATGCTGGGGGGTCTGTTGTTGATGCTGCCGGGGCTGGTCTCGGACGTGGTGGGGCTGGTGCTGCTGGTTCCGCCGGTGCAGCGGGCGTTGGGGCGGTACACGGAGCGGACCTTCGAGCGGAAGATTCGTGAGGCGGGGGCGGGGAGTTTCGGGGACGCGTTTCAGCAGGCGCGTATTCATCGGCCCGACGGGAAGGTCGTGCCGGGTGAGGTGATCCGGGACGACGCGCCGCCGGCTGGGCCGTATCCGCCGCTCAGCAACTGA
- a CDS encoding polyprenol monophosphomannose synthase produces MNDGDGTLAAQGQERRFGPLGTALVIIPTYNEAENIKAIVGRVRKAVPDAHVLVADDNSPDGTGKLADELAVEDDHVQVLHRKGKEGLGAAYLAGFHWGMENGYGVLIEMDADGSHQPEELPRLLTALKGADLVLGSRWVPGGRVVNWPKSREFISRGGSLYSRVLLDVPVRDVTGGYRAFRRETLEGLGLDEVASQGYCFQVDLARRAIKAGYHVVEVPITFVERELGDSKMSRDILVEALWRVTAWGVGERVGKVLGRDDRLGRDVRAPERDDKPERDDKKA; encoded by the coding sequence GTGAACGACGGCGACGGGACCCTCGCGGCTCAAGGCCAGGAGAGGCGGTTCGGCCCGCTCGGCACGGCCTTGGTGATCATCCCGACCTACAACGAGGCGGAGAACATCAAGGCGATCGTGGGCCGGGTGCGCAAGGCCGTTCCCGACGCACACGTGCTGGTGGCCGACGACAACAGCCCCGACGGCACCGGCAAGCTCGCCGACGAACTGGCCGTCGAGGACGACCACGTCCAGGTGTTGCACCGCAAGGGCAAGGAAGGGCTCGGCGCGGCCTACCTCGCGGGCTTCCACTGGGGGATGGAGAACGGCTACGGCGTCCTCATCGAGATGGACGCCGACGGCTCGCACCAGCCCGAGGAACTGCCCCGCCTGCTCACCGCGCTCAAGGGCGCCGACCTCGTCCTCGGCTCCCGCTGGGTGCCGGGCGGGCGCGTGGTGAACTGGCCCAAGTCCCGCGAGTTCATCTCCCGCGGCGGCAGCCTCTACTCCCGCGTGCTGCTCGACGTCCCCGTGCGTGACGTCACCGGCGGCTACCGGGCGTTCCGCCGCGAGACCCTCGAAGGGCTCGGCCTCGACGAGGTCGCCTCCCAGGGGTACTGCTTCCAGGTCGACCTCGCCCGCCGCGCGATCAAGGCGGGCTACCACGTCGTCGAGGTGCCCATCACGTTCGTCGAGCGCGAGCTGGGTGACTCCAAGATGAGCCGCGACATCCTCGTCGAGGCGCTGTGGCGGGTCACGGCGTGGGGCGTGGGGGAGCGGGTCGGCAAGGTGCTGGGGCGGGACGACAGGCTGGGACGGGACGTCAGGGCGCCGGAACGGGACGACAAGCCGGAACGGGACGACAAGAAGGCCTGA
- a CDS encoding amidohydrolase → MSDRTAPSDTVLLRGGEVHSPADPFATAMVVEHGQIAWVGSEGAADAFAAGVDEVVDLEGALVTPAFTDAHVHTTATGLALTGLDLSAAPSLEAALVLVREFAAARPSDRVLLGHGWDAARWPGGRPPTRAELDEATGGRPLYLSRIDVHSAVVTTALLDLVPGAGAFEDGPLTRDAHHAVRATALGAITPAQRTEAQRAALAHAASLGIGSVHECAGPEISSEDDFTGLLRLSAEEPGPRVVGYWAERDVEKARALGAVGAAGDLFVDGALGSHTACLHEPYADAAHTGTAYLDADAVAAHVVACTEAGLQAGFHAIGDAAVASVVDGVRAAAEKIGLPRVRAARHRVEHAEMLTPDTVAAFAELGLTASVQPAFDALWGGEEGMYAQRLGADRARTLNPFAALLRAGVPLAFGSDSPVTALDPWGTVRAATFHRTPEHRISVRAAFTAHTRGGWRAIGRDDAGVLVPGAPADYAVWRTGELVVQAPDDRVARWSTDPRSGTPGLPDLSPGSDLPVCLRTVVAGRTVFVRPGE, encoded by the coding sequence ATGAGTGATCGCACCGCCCCGTCGGACACCGTGCTGCTCCGCGGTGGAGAAGTCCACAGCCCCGCCGACCCGTTCGCCACCGCGATGGTCGTGGAGCACGGCCAGATCGCCTGGGTCGGCTCCGAGGGCGCCGCCGACGCCTTCGCGGCCGGCGTCGACGAGGTGGTCGACCTCGAAGGCGCCCTGGTCACCCCGGCCTTCACCGACGCCCATGTGCACACCACCGCCACCGGCCTCGCGCTCACCGGCCTCGACCTCTCCGCCGCCCCCTCCCTGGAGGCCGCGCTCGTTCTCGTACGGGAATTCGCAGCCGCCCGCCCCTCCGACCGCGTCCTCCTCGGCCACGGCTGGGACGCCGCCCGCTGGCCCGGGGGCCGCCCCCCGACCCGCGCCGAACTCGACGAGGCCACCGGCGGGCGCCCGCTCTACCTGAGCCGGATCGACGTCCACTCGGCGGTCGTCACCACCGCCCTGCTGGACCTGGTCCCGGGCGCCGGCGCCTTCGAGGACGGCCCCCTCACCCGCGACGCCCACCACGCCGTACGCGCCACCGCCCTCGGCGCCATCACCCCCGCCCAGCGCACCGAGGCGCAGCGCGCCGCGCTCGCCCACGCCGCCTCGCTCGGCATCGGCTCGGTCCATGAGTGCGCGGGCCCCGAGATCTCCTCCGAGGACGACTTCACGGGGCTGCTGCGGCTCTCCGCCGAGGAGCCCGGCCCGCGCGTGGTCGGCTACTGGGCGGAGCGCGACGTGGAGAAGGCGCGCGCCCTCGGCGCGGTCGGCGCCGCCGGTGACCTCTTCGTGGACGGCGCCCTCGGCTCGCACACGGCGTGCCTGCACGAGCCGTACGCCGACGCCGCCCACACCGGCACGGCCTACCTGGACGCCGACGCCGTGGCCGCCCATGTGGTCGCCTGCACCGAGGCGGGCCTCCAGGCGGGCTTCCACGCCATCGGGGACGCGGCGGTGGCCTCGGTCGTCGACGGTGTGCGGGCCGCGGCCGAGAAGATCGGTCTGCCCCGGGTGCGGGCGGCCCGGCATCGTGTCGAGCATGCCGAGATGCTCACTCCCGACACCGTCGCCGCCTTCGCCGAACTCGGCCTCACCGCCTCCGTCCAGCCCGCGTTCGACGCGCTGTGGGGCGGGGAGGAGGGCATGTACGCCCAGCGGCTGGGCGCCGACCGCGCCCGCACCCTGAACCCGTTCGCGGCCCTGCTGCGCGCCGGCGTGCCCCTGGCGTTCGGCTCCGACAGCCCGGTCACGGCCCTCGACCCCTGGGGCACCGTCCGCGCGGCAACCTTCCACCGCACGCCGGAGCACCGGATCTCCGTGCGCGCCGCGTTCACGGCGCACACGCGGGGCGGCTGGCGGGCGATCGGACGGGACGACGCGGGCGTTCTCGTGCCGGGAGCGCCCGCCGACTACGCGGTGTGGCGCACCGGCGAACTCGTCGTCCAGGCCCCCGACGACCGCGTCGCCCGCTGGTCCACCGACCCCCGTTCCGGCACCCCCGGACTGCCCGACCTGAGCCCCGGCTCCGACCTGCCCGTCTGTCTGCGGACCGTGGTGGCGGGGCGCACGGTTTTCGTACGGCCGGGCGAGTGA
- a CDS encoding Lrp/AsnC family transcriptional regulator, which translates to MEELDRQIVQLLVADGRMSYTDLGKATGLSTSAVHQRVRRLEQRGVIRGYAAVVDPEAVGLPMTAFISVKPFDPSAPDDIAERLAGVPEIEACHSVAGDENYILKVRVATPHELEELLARLRSLAGVSTRTTVVLSTPYEARPPRI; encoded by the coding sequence ATGGAGGAGCTGGACCGACAGATCGTGCAGCTGCTCGTCGCGGACGGGCGGATGAGCTACACCGACCTGGGCAAGGCCACGGGCCTGTCCACGTCGGCGGTGCATCAGCGTGTGCGCCGACTCGAGCAGCGTGGCGTCATCCGGGGCTATGCCGCGGTCGTCGACCCGGAGGCCGTCGGGCTGCCGATGACCGCGTTCATCTCGGTCAAACCGTTCGACCCCAGCGCCCCCGACGACATCGCCGAACGCCTCGCGGGCGTCCCGGAGATCGAGGCCTGCCACAGCGTCGCCGGCGACGAGAACTACATCCTCAAGGTCCGTGTGGCGACCCCGCACGAACTGGAGGAACTCCTGGCGCGGCTACGGTCCCTGGCCGGTGTCTCGACCCGGACGACGGTCGTCCTCTCCACGCCGTACGAGGCGAGGCCCCCGCGGATCTGA
- a CDS encoding acyl-CoA dehydrogenase family protein, which yields MPDRAAQPVDRQLPTEEARDLISLVREIAQREIAPHAAEEEDAGRFPRELFGLLSESGLLGLPYDAEHGGGDQPYEVYLQALEELAMARLTVGLGVSVHTLACHALANYGTKEQQVEHLPAMLGGRLLGAYCLSEPSSGSDAASLRTKAVRDGGDWVISGTKAWITHGGLADFYTVMARTGGEGSGSRGITAFLVPGDVEGLSAAAPEKKMGMKGSPTAQLHFDGVRVADSRRIGEEGQGFAIALSALDSGRLGIAACAIGVAQAALDEAVAYATGRQQFGRPISDFQGLRFMLADMATQVEAGRALYLSAARLRDAGRPFSKQAAMAKLLCTDAAMKVTTDAVQILGGYGYTADFPAERYMREAKVLQIVEGTNQIQRMVIARHLAGPESR from the coding sequence ATGCCCGACCGCGCCGCGCAGCCGGTGGACCGTCAATTGCCCACGGAAGAGGCCCGGGATCTGATCTCGCTCGTCCGTGAGATCGCGCAGCGGGAGATCGCCCCGCACGCGGCCGAGGAGGAGGACGCCGGCCGCTTCCCCCGCGAACTCTTCGGCCTGCTCTCCGAGTCGGGACTGCTCGGCCTGCCGTACGACGCGGAACACGGCGGCGGCGACCAGCCGTACGAGGTCTACCTGCAGGCCCTGGAAGAGCTGGCCATGGCCCGGCTCACCGTCGGCCTCGGGGTCAGCGTCCACACCCTCGCCTGCCATGCCCTCGCCAACTACGGCACCAAGGAGCAGCAGGTCGAGCATCTGCCGGCGATGCTCGGCGGCCGTCTACTCGGCGCCTACTGCCTCTCCGAGCCCTCCTCCGGATCGGACGCCGCGTCCCTGCGGACCAAGGCCGTGCGGGACGGCGGCGACTGGGTGATCAGCGGCACCAAGGCCTGGATCACCCACGGCGGCCTCGCGGACTTCTACACGGTGATGGCCCGCACGGGCGGCGAGGGCTCCGGCTCCCGGGGCATCACGGCCTTCCTGGTGCCGGGCGACGTCGAGGGGCTGAGCGCCGCGGCGCCCGAGAAGAAGATGGGCATGAAGGGCTCACCCACCGCGCAGCTCCACTTCGACGGGGTGCGTGTCGCCGACAGCCGGCGGATCGGCGAGGAGGGCCAGGGCTTCGCGATCGCCCTGTCCGCGCTCGACTCCGGGCGGCTCGGCATCGCGGCCTGCGCGATCGGCGTGGCCCAGGCGGCCCTGGACGAAGCGGTCGCCTACGCCACCGGGCGGCAGCAGTTCGGACGGCCGATCTCCGACTTCCAGGGGCTGCGCTTCATGCTCGCCGACATGGCGACCCAGGTGGAGGCGGGCCGCGCGCTCTACCTCTCCGCCGCACGGCTGCGCGACGCGGGCAGGCCGTTCTCCAAGCAGGCGGCCATGGCGAAGCTGCTGTGCACCGACGCCGCGATGAAGGTCACCACGGACGCCGTCCAGATCCTCGGCGGGTACGGCTACACGGCGGACTTCCCCGCCGAGCGGTACATGCGCGAGGCCAAGGTGCTCCAGATCGTCGAGGGCACCAATCAGATCCAGCGGATGGTCATCGCCCGTCACCTCGCGGGGCCCGAGTCACGCTGA
- a CDS encoding glycoside hydrolase family 18 protein → MLRPHSPRVPVRTLVAATCCAALGAGLLAGAGTATATSAQPGSQHRTPGAAPSKVVGYFIDWGIYGRKYYVKNIETSGSAKKLTHINYAFGNVVDGKCALGDAWADTDKPFTAEESVDGVADTADQPLSGNFNQLLKLKKLHPKLKIVWSFGGWTWSGGFGEAAKDPEAFANSCYDLVENSKWKDVFDGIDIDWEYPNACGLTCDTSGSEAFEDLMAALRKRFGKKELVTAAITADAKPGGKIDAADYAGAAKYVDWYNPMTYDYFGSWDATTAPHSPLYPYPGVADPHFNTAATIHKLKSLGIPSSKLLLGIGFYGRGWTGVTQSAPGGTATGPAAGTYEAGYEDYKVLKEKCPANGIVGGTAYAKCGDDWWSYDTPRTIKGKMAYKNAQGLGGTFFWELSGDTADGELIKAIK, encoded by the coding sequence ATGCTCAGACCGCACAGCCCCCGCGTCCCCGTCAGGACGCTTGTCGCCGCCACGTGTTGCGCCGCCCTCGGCGCCGGGCTCCTCGCCGGAGCGGGCACCGCGACCGCCACCTCCGCGCAGCCCGGCTCCCAGCACCGCACCCCCGGCGCGGCCCCGTCCAAGGTCGTCGGCTACTTCATCGACTGGGGCATCTACGGCCGCAAGTACTACGTCAAGAACATCGAGACGTCCGGCTCGGCGAAGAAGCTCACGCACATCAACTACGCCTTCGGGAACGTCGTCGACGGCAAGTGCGCCCTCGGTGACGCCTGGGCCGACACCGACAAGCCGTTCACCGCCGAGGAGTCCGTGGACGGCGTCGCGGACACCGCGGACCAGCCGCTGAGCGGCAACTTCAACCAGCTGCTCAAGCTGAAGAAGCTGCACCCGAAGCTGAAGATCGTCTGGTCGTTCGGCGGCTGGACCTGGTCCGGCGGCTTCGGCGAGGCGGCCAAGGACCCGGAGGCCTTCGCGAACTCCTGCTACGACCTCGTCGAGAACTCCAAGTGGAAGGACGTCTTCGACGGGATCGACATCGACTGGGAGTACCCGAACGCCTGCGGCCTCACCTGCGACACCAGCGGCAGCGAGGCCTTCGAGGACCTGATGGCCGCGCTGCGCAAACGATTCGGCAAGAAGGAACTCGTCACCGCGGCGATCACGGCCGACGCCAAGCCCGGTGGCAAGATCGACGCGGCGGACTACGCGGGCGCTGCCAAGTACGTCGACTGGTACAACCCGATGACGTACGACTACTTCGGCTCGTGGGACGCGACCACCGCCCCGCACTCGCCGCTGTACCCGTACCCGGGCGTCGCCGACCCGCACTTCAACACGGCCGCCACCATCCACAAGCTGAAGAGCCTCGGCATCCCGTCCTCCAAGCTGCTGCTCGGCATCGGCTTCTACGGCCGCGGCTGGACCGGTGTCACGCAGTCGGCGCCCGGCGGTACGGCGACCGGCCCGGCGGCCGGCACGTACGAGGCGGGCTACGAGGACTACAAGGTGCTCAAGGAGAAGTGCCCGGCCAACGGCATCGTCGGCGGCACCGCGTACGCCAAGTGCGGGGACGACTGGTGGAGTTACGACACCCCGCGGACCATCAAGGGGAAGATGGCGTACAAGAACGCACAGGGTCTCGGCGGCACCTTCTTCTGGGAGCTGAGCGGCGACACCGCCGACGGTGAGCTGATCAAGGCGATCAAGTAA
- a CDS encoding TetR/AcrR family transcriptional regulator encodes MNSSQQRGVEPPRARGTDRSLARRAELISIGRKLFADTSYDTLSMDDIARQAHVAKGLIYYYFKSKRGYYLAIVEDSVADLITFAASGLQLPPVERVHRTIDCYLRYAEDNQAAYRTIVSGGVGFDAQVHAIRDGVREAIVATIAEGAYGRTDIEPVARMGLFGWVCAVEGATLDWIARPELPRDTMRDLLVKMLGGSLRAIEELAPAHLAPEPARRDV; translated from the coding sequence TTGAATAGCAGTCAACAGCGTGGAGTCGAACCGCCGCGGGCCCGTGGCACCGACCGTTCGCTGGCGCGCCGCGCCGAACTCATCTCCATCGGGCGCAAGTTGTTCGCCGACACCTCGTACGACACGTTGTCCATGGACGACATCGCGCGACAGGCGCACGTGGCCAAGGGACTGATCTACTACTACTTCAAGTCCAAGCGCGGCTACTACCTCGCGATCGTCGAGGACTCGGTGGCCGACCTGATCACCTTCGCGGCGAGCGGGCTCCAACTGCCGCCCGTGGAACGGGTCCACCGGACCATAGACTGCTATCTGCGGTACGCGGAGGACAACCAGGCCGCCTACCGCACGATCGTCAGTGGCGGCGTCGGCTTCGACGCCCAGGTGCACGCCATCCGGGACGGCGTCCGCGAGGCGATCGTCGCCACCATCGCCGAGGGCGCGTACGGCAGGACCGACATCGAACCGGTGGCCCGCATGGGCCTGTTCGGCTGGGTGTGCGCGGTCGAGGGCGCCACCCTCGACTGGATCGCCCGCCCGGAGCTGCCCCGCGACACCATGCGCGATCTGCTCGTCAAGATGCTGGGCGGTTCGCTGCGCGCCATCGAGGAACTCGCCCCGGCCCATCTCGCGCCGGAGCCGGCCCGCCGGGACGTCTGA
- a CDS encoding SCO1431 family membrane protein, giving the protein MTATSATATRVRTRTGGPEDDGPKIVEHVMGWTLVVVVAMLVAQLGLL; this is encoded by the coding sequence ATGACCGCGACCTCCGCCACCGCCACCCGCGTCCGGACCCGCACGGGCGGGCCCGAGGACGACGGCCCGAAGATCGTCGAGCACGTGATGGGCTGGACCCTGGTCGTGGTCGTCGCGATGCTGGTGGCCCAGCTGGGTCTGCTGTGA
- a CDS encoding peptidase C39 family protein, whose amino-acid sequence MTSLSEPSRRTVLTAAVATAAAAAGGATSQAVADTTSGRGEALVRPARAPERFTDYRAWTAYADWCSGSARGTLAKAGTRPGLVIDTPLGTTDYTDPHTGRTAAWEYATWTSPVHRLTVPATEAIASWNAHTPDGTWIGIDLQGTYSDGTDTPWYVLGRWAAGDRDIRRTSVDGQKDGRSSVWTDTFAIDDPATGLRLASYRLRLTLYRTPGTRLTPTVWRLGAMGSDVPDRFTVPATTPAVVRELDVPRYSQETHKGQYPEYDNGGEAWCSPTSSQMVIEFWGRKPSAADLAWVDPAFADPQVCHAARFTFDYQYEGCGNWPFNAAYAATYKDLQGVVTRLGSLTELETLIAAGIPAITSQSFLAEELTGAGYGTAGHLMTVIGFTADGDVIANDPNSPTNEAVRRVYRRREWENIWLRTKRYNASGKVVSGTGGVCYLYFPARPTARQRAALSAVGIR is encoded by the coding sequence ATGACGAGCCTCTCCGAGCCGTCCCGCAGGACCGTCCTGACCGCAGCCGTCGCCACCGCCGCCGCGGCGGCCGGAGGAGCGACGAGTCAGGCGGTCGCAGACACCACGAGCGGTCGGGGCGAAGCCCTCGTCCGCCCCGCGCGAGCACCGGAACGCTTCACCGACTACCGCGCCTGGACCGCGTACGCCGACTGGTGCTCGGGCAGCGCCCGGGGCACCCTGGCGAAGGCGGGGACGCGGCCGGGGCTGGTGATCGACACGCCGCTCGGGACCACCGACTACACCGACCCGCACACCGGACGCACGGCCGCCTGGGAGTACGCGACCTGGACCTCCCCGGTGCACCGGCTCACGGTGCCCGCCACCGAGGCCATCGCGTCCTGGAACGCGCACACCCCCGACGGCACCTGGATCGGGATCGACCTCCAGGGCACGTACTCGGACGGCACCGACACGCCCTGGTACGTGCTCGGCCGGTGGGCGGCCGGGGACCGGGACATCAGACGGACCTCCGTCGACGGCCAGAAGGACGGCAGGAGCAGCGTCTGGACGGACACCTTCGCGATCGACGACCCGGCGACCGGCCTGCGTCTGGCCTCGTACCGGCTGCGCCTGACCCTGTACCGCACGCCCGGCACCCGGCTCACCCCCACGGTCTGGCGGCTCGGCGCGATGGGCTCCGACGTCCCCGACCGCTTCACCGTCCCCGCCACGACGCCCGCGGTCGTCCGGGAGCTGGACGTCCCGCGCTACTCGCAGGAGACGCACAAGGGCCAGTACCCCGAGTACGACAACGGGGGCGAGGCCTGGTGCAGCCCCACCTCCTCGCAGATGGTCATAGAGTTCTGGGGCCGGAAGCCCAGCGCCGCCGACCTGGCCTGGGTCGACCCGGCGTTCGCGGACCCGCAGGTGTGCCACGCGGCGCGATTCACCTTCGACTACCAGTACGAGGGCTGCGGCAACTGGCCCTTCAACGCCGCGTACGCCGCCACCTACAAGGACCTCCAGGGTGTGGTGACCCGGCTGGGCTCGCTCACCGAGCTGGAGACGCTGATCGCGGCGGGCATCCCGGCGATCACCTCTCAGTCGTTCCTGGCGGAGGAGCTGACGGGCGCGGGCTACGGCACCGCCGGGCACCTGATGACGGTGATCGGCTTCACCGCCGACGGCGACGTCATCGCCAACGACCCGAACTCGCCCACCAACGAGGCCGTGCGCCGGGTCTACCGGCGGCGCGAGTGGGAGAATATCTGGCTGCGCACCAAGCGGTACAACGCCTCCGGCAAGGTCGTCTCCGGCACCGGCGGCGTCTGCTACCTGTACTTCCCGGCGCGCCCCACCGCCCGCCAGCGTGCGGCGCTCTCGGCGGTGGGCATCCGCTGA
- a CDS encoding uridine kinase family protein produces the protein MHASPSPADPAVDALAARLRRLPPSCGPVRLVGVDGHAGSGKSTFAGRLADALGGAPVLHLDDIATHEELFAWTDRLLDQVIEPLRHGRSARYAPYDWRERRFGPARVLPSAPVVVVEGVGAGRRALRPHLAWLVWMEVAEETAWARGRARDGAEQGEFWAGWVRAERRHFAGDPSRPFADQLIRPGNRGYEVLTRPATTPGSAPRLTQGDEPSAMC, from the coding sequence ATGCATGCCTCCCCCTCCCCCGCGGACCCCGCCGTCGACGCCCTCGCCGCCCGGCTGCGACGGCTGCCGCCGTCCTGCGGGCCGGTCCGGCTGGTGGGGGTCGACGGGCACGCCGGGTCCGGGAAGAGCACCTTCGCCGGGCGGCTGGCCGACGCGCTCGGCGGTGCCCCGGTCCTCCACCTCGACGACATCGCCACGCACGAGGAACTGTTCGCGTGGACGGATCGCCTGCTGGACCAGGTGATCGAGCCGCTGCGCCACGGGCGGAGCGCGCGCTATGCCCCGTACGACTGGCGTGAGCGCCGCTTCGGCCCGGCGCGCGTGCTGCCGAGCGCGCCCGTGGTCGTCGTCGAGGGGGTGGGCGCGGGCCGGCGTGCGCTGCGGCCGCATCTGGCGTGGCTGGTGTGGATGGAAGTGGCGGAAGAGACGGCCTGGGCGCGGGGGCGCGCACGGGACGGGGCGGAGCAGGGCGAGTTCTGGGCCGGATGGGTCCGGGCGGAACGCCGGCATTTCGCCGGGGATCCTTCTCGGCCGTTCGCCGATCAGCTGATTCGGCCGGGAAACAGGGGGTACGAGGTGCTCACGAGACCTGCGACGACTCCCGGATCGGCACCTCGCCTCACTCAGGGTGACGAGCCGTCCGCAATGTGCTGA